One part of the Xylanibacillus composti genome encodes these proteins:
- a CDS encoding SymE family type I addiction module toxin encodes MRKLTVTETFRYLTAERQAVYAPSLRLQGKWLAQMGFTAGCQVQIEGQHGEMTIRVIQGGEQA; translated from the coding sequence ATGAGGAAGTTGACGGTAACTGAAACATTCCGCTACCTGACCGCCGAGCGGCAGGCAGTGTATGCGCCAAGCTTGCGCTTGCAAGGCAAGTGGCTGGCGCAGATGGGCTTCACCGCTGGCTGTCAGGTGCAGATTGAAGGGCAGCATGGCGAGATGACGATTCGAGTTATTCAAGGAGGCGAGCAAGCATGA